A region of Carassius auratus strain Wakin unplaced genomic scaffold, ASM336829v1 scaf_tig00215926, whole genome shotgun sequence DNA encodes the following proteins:
- the LOC113096440 gene encoding uncharacterized protein LOC113096440, which translates to MSPITSITNGCPFHFSFFIGKYKLQKIHKRRTMANYATNKVIWIIGSSYIRRGEERARETIGAKVYWFGWGGLRWHGLLPFFYRSLRGRAAPDVLLIHCGGNDLGCRKSIDLVAAMKQDLQHLYRRFPQMTIVLSDITQRRRWRSGLPGKIDKSRKWVNSVMATFVLGMQGGIVHHPQIVFNKPQLFLRDEVHLSPRGNDIFLNNLAEGLRVLMQ; encoded by the exons ATGTCACCAATAACATCTATAACTAATGGTTgcccttttcatttttctttcttcataggtaaatacaaactacaaaaaatacacaaaagaaGAACAATGGCTAACTATGCTACCAACAAAG TGATTTGGATCATCGGGAGTAGCTACATTCGTCGTGGGGAAGAGAGGGCCAGAGAGACCATCGGGGCCAAGGTTTACTGGTTTGGCTGGGGTGGACTTCGATGGCACGGACTCCTTCCTTTCTTCTACCGGTCCCTCAGAGGAAGAGCTGCCCCGGATGTCCTGCTGATTCACTGCGGCGGAAACGACTTGGGATGCAGGAAGAGCATCGATCTCGTTGCAGCGATGAAGCAGGATCTGCAACATCTCTATCGGCGTTTCCCTCAGATGACCATTGTGCTGTCTGACATCACCCAGAGACGTCGGTGGAGATCAGGCCTTCCGGGGAAAATTGACAAGTCCCGTAAATGGGTGAACAGTGTCATGGCTACCTTTGTCTTGGGAATGCAGGGGGGTATTGTGCATCACCCTCAAATTGTATTTAACAAGCCTCAACTGTTTCTAAGAGACGAAGTTCATTTATCACCTAGGGgtaatgatatttttttaaataatttagctgAAGGCTTGAGAGTCTTAATGCAGTAG